A segment of the Leptolyngbya sp. NIES-3755 genome:
CCATGCGGCTCATGTCCCGGATAAGGATAGCCTGGAAGCTGACACTGCCAATTGGGAGTCACCAAGCAAAAGGTATCCCACCGTTTTTCTTTCCAGGAATAAGCGATCGTATGTTTTTCAAAGATGAGATGATCAATGCCTTTTTCTTTCAGACAGTAGCTCATCGATAAGCCAGATTGACCCCCACCAATAATGATGACTGAATAGTGAGTTTGCATTGTGAAAAATCCGTAACTTGATTGCAGCGTAAACGAGAATGGTCGTGAAATGTTGTAATTCTCACTACCGAGACTATGAACCGAGCGACATATAAGTAGTAGAGCGAACCCGTAATCTTGCCTCTGTCGATCGGCTGATGCGATCGGAAAAGTGTTGCAGATAAGCTACGTATGCGTCGGATCTAGCCCCTATCCTTTCGGACACGATACAGGAGTTTTGCGATTGTTTTTCAGCTAAAAATTTCTCCAGAGAATCTAATATGTGTGCTCTACCCTGTTCTCTTTCAGGTACGAAAGTTTTAGTGACCGGAGCGAGTGGTTTTATTGGTCATCCTCTCTGTCAGCGACTTCATCAGCATCAAGCCCAAGTCTTCGGAGTGTCACGGTTTCCACGGGAATCGACTGGCGCAATTCGATGGATGCAGGCAGATGTCGCAAGCTTAGAAGAGATGCAGCGAATTATCACTCAAGTGAAGCCTGATCTTCTCTTTCATTTGGCTGCGGATGTGTCTGCGTCTCGCGGTTTAGAGGCAGTTCGATCGACGTTACAAGGCAATTTGGTCAGTACGGTTAATTTGCTGACTCTGATGGCTGAGATGGGTGGGCGAGTGGTTTTAGCGGGATCGCTCGAAGAACCGGATCAAGGGGAATTCTCGATCGCGTCTTCTCCGTATGCGGCAGCAAAATGGGCAAGTACGATCTATGCTCAAATGTTTCAACAGTTGTATCAATTGTCGATCGTGAGAGCACGATTGTTCATGGTATACGGTCCGGGACAGATGAACTTTAAGAAGTTGATCCCTTACGTGACATTGGCATTGTTAGATGGGGAAGCGCCTCAGTTATCGAGTGGACAGCGGTTGATTGATTGGATTTACATCGATGATGTGGTCGATGGATTGATTGCGGCGGCACAATCTTCAGAAGATGGATTGTTTGAAGTTGGTTCTGGAACACTTACTTCGATTACTGAAGTCGTGCGTCACCTGAATCAAATGATCAATCCGAACATTCAACCGATATTTGGAGCATTGTCCGATCGACCCATGGAACAAGTCAGAGTCGCCAACCTTGAGGATTCGATGTCAAAGCTCAACTGGAGACCCAAGGTTTCTCTAGAGGAAGGATTGGCGCGAACGGTCGAATGGTATAGGCATTACCATCAAGCTACGCTGCGATCGTGTGCTTAAATCCAACCCTGCACGATCGCAGAATAAATCGCTTGATATCGCGTTCGAGCCTTTAATTTGCTCATCACATTATTAAGGTGAAATTTAACTGTACTTTCGCTAATGATTAATTGATCTGCAATGTCTCGATCGCGAAATCCTTGCGTTAACAATCGTAGAATTTCAATTTCTCGATCCGATAACACTGAAGATTCAACGATCGAGACTTTCAGCAAAATTTGAATCACATTGCGATCGGGATTCAGTTGAATTTGTAGCGCAGTCGGAAACATACGATCGCACAATCGTTTGAATTCGTCCAAAGAATCAATCATTGGCACAATCGCATCTAAAGAGACAAAATCATCTCCATACATCAACTTTCCATAAGTACAATTGAGCGTTTCTAACATCTCAGCCACTTTCAGAAAGCCATAGACGATCGAAGGGGAGAGCGGTTTCTCTGTTCCGACTAACGTAAAACGTGCCTGCTTTAACACTGAGACTAATTGATCAGATAACATCCATTCGCTAAATCGCGGTTGTAGCGTTGAAGACTGTTGTTGCTGAGACTTGATCGCGGTGTCTAATGAAATCGTGACAATCGTGCATAACGTTTGCAGCACTTCAAGAAAAGCAGGTTCTAAAGGGTTGCAGCTAAACATCACTAACACCCCCAAAACGCGATCGTTCGCAACTAAGGGATAGCCCGCAAAGCCAGAAATATTATTCTCGATCGCCCATGCTCGATCGCCCACCCACGATTCCGCAGGCAAATTATTACTCAAAAACGACACCCGATTCAGCGCAATTTTCCCAACTTTGTAAGCACCCAGTGGCACTCGTCCAAATTTGCCATCGATTCGAGTCGATAAGCCCGAAGATGCCACCAATTTCAGCACCGTTTGATCCGGTTCTAATAGCCACAATCGTGCCATTGCACCCGAAAATTTCTCCACTAATCCAGAAGTCACCGATCGCGCAATCTCTTCTGGCGCAAGACAGCCCGAAAAGCCTTGAGCAATCTCATTGACCTGCTGGAGATCAAATAAAATTCGATTCGGATCGGCGGTAAACTCAGCCATAGACCCTCTCGACTTCAGTAGCGTGACCCACCGTAACGTGATTCCCGAACCAAAACTGATCGTTTGCGAACGATTTTTAACAGGATTAACAATTCTCTATTTGATCGATTGAGACGATTCTCATTTCACGCGCTAGTGTTAGAGAACACGATATCGGAGACTCCGCTAAAATGGCAACGAAACAGCAGTTTAACAGTTTTGAGGAACTGATTTCCGGCTCTCAAACGCCCATCCTTGTAGACTTCTACGCGACTTGGTGCGGTCCTTGCCAAATGATGTCTGGCTTTCTCGATCTGGTGAAGGATAGCCTCCAAGACCAGATGAAAATCGTTAAGATCGATGTAGACAAGTACCCGGAAATTGCTAGTCAATATGATATCTCGGCACTTCCGACTTTGGTACTGTTCAAAGAAGCGAAACCGGTCGATCGCATTGAAGGTGTCCTGAGACCGCAACAACTCATCGATCGGGTTCAGCCGTTTCTCTAAAATCTGAACTCGTACTCGAAGATCCCTTGAGTATCGCCAGAGAAGTTGGTTGAGCCACGGAACAGGAAGTTTTCGTTAAATCGATAGCGAATCCCGAACTGAGTTGGCTGATCCGCCGTTAACACTCGTAACACCGATGCTGATAAGTTACCTGTGATATCGAATCCAACTTCAGCAGCAAGTCCAAGCGTCGATCCGCGCTGTTGACCTCGATCGAGCAAGGTTGGAAATAATCGAAAATCGCTCAGACCCAGTGCATTTCCAATAAAGCCCTGAATGTTCGTCAACAGCGCTGATCCTGCTAGGTTTGCAATTCCTAACGTACTATCGCCCCGTCCTAAAGTATTCACAAATCCGCCACCGATCAAAGAAACAATCTCATTGCGACTGCGGCTCGGACTGCTTGTGAGTTGTAAGTTCTGGAACAATTGGCTGGCAGGTCCGGCGACACTAGCTTGAATTCGTACCGTTCGGAGTGAGCCGAAATTTGCAACCGCAACAGAATCATCCGTAAACTCTGAACTTCCAGGAGCCGCGATTCGACTGCGAGTGACTTCTGGAACCGATGCAATCAGACGGACATTCAGCACCGGATCAAGACCTCGATCGCGCTCAAAAATTGCGGTCTGCGGATAGCCTCGCTCTAACACGAACTGAGTCGTAAATAAGTTAACTTGTCCACTTCTAAGGCGAATCGTGCCTTCGGGTCTCGGCGCATCGATCGTTCCGGTTACGTTTAAATCACCAAAAGCGACAAAGTTAATCAGCGGCGCTTGAACAATCTGAACTCGATCGCCCAACACGAGCCTTAAATTGTTAAATCTCACCACAGGCTGAATTCCAGTTGGTGCAGTTGGCGCAGTGCTGGGTGTCGTTGGAGTTCCGCCTGCGGCTGTGGTGTCTGGAAGTTGAATCTGTCCGTTTGCGAGTTGAACCTGTCCGCCAATTTCGGGAGCCAGCGCGGTTCCAGTCACCGCAATGTTTCCGCTGACACCCCCTTGATACAGTCCTCTTCGATCGATGCGGATGCGATCGAGATTAATCACCAACGGATTGTTCGGATCAGCATCTGCCGCGACAAGGATCGGTAATACTCCTTTGGCGGTGACTTGTCCGTTGTCGAACTGTCCTTGGACCCCTTGAACGAGAATGCGATCGCGGTTAAACACGATCGAGCCATTGATATTCTTTAACGGAGCTTGGAGTGCAGTAGCTTCGATCGTCGCACCATTCAAATTGATTGCACCTACCACTTCTGGACGTAACAAAGTTCCTGAAATATTGAGCTTCACATCACCTTGCCCGCCGCGCCAAGCAAGTTGTGGCACAAACACATTCAGCACAGAGAGTCCTTCATTTCTCACATCAAGATTGAGACTAATTTCATTGCTTGTCGGTCGAACACTTTCTGGCAACAGTTGATACGGAATACTGCCATCGATTCGGACAGGTTCATTGGGTGAGGTGGCAAGTGCAATATTGCTCCCAAAATTCAGCCGAGCATTGTTGTAAGTAAAGTTGCCTGTGGCAGTTTCAACAGGGGTCGCATCAAGGAACCCATCAATCACTTGAACCTGTCCCACAACAGAAGGATTCGTGCGAGTCCCGCTAATCGTGACCGTTGAATTGAGTTTGCCACTAATGTCGAGTGGGAGCGGATAAAAGCGATCGATTTGTTCGATCGGTAAGTTCTGAGCGGTTAACTGCCCGAATTGTGTCTCACCACCGAACTGTCCGGTTAAGTTAATCTGAGAGCTACCAGATTGAATTCGCAGCGGTTCTAAGCTGACCACACCATTGTTTAAGCTACCCAAAGCAATCACAGATTCAGCCGTCAGAACACGATCGTTCACAGGTTGCAACTGTCCATTCACCAATCGAATCTGAGCTTGATACGGACGATACTCAACATTCTGCGCTCTCAAATCAAACTCAGCTTGAACCCCTTCTGAAAGTGAGCCACTGACTGTAATTTCACCGCCAAAGTTACCGCGCACATCTGCGGTTTGAGGAATTCGATTTTCTGCGATCGCTTGATTGTTTAATCGCAGTAACGTATTGATCTCAGCAAATCGCCGCAGTTGATCGAGTAAAGAAGCTTGTGGATCACCGACCGGAACTGGATTGAGTGCATTAGCGCGATCGTAAGTTGGAGCTTGTGCGCCACGAGTAAAATCTTGCAGATCAAAGAACTGTAAACCGCCCAGTACATCTTCGATTCTGCCTTGTGCGATCGTGATTTTGCCATTGAATCTCGGAGCAGCCCTCAGATCGACATTGCCTGAAAGCGTGTACTTGCTCTGTCCGCTCGTCAGGGTTGTATCGCTAAATTCAAAAACATTGTTCCGATTCACAAAAGCGGTCGTAGCAACATCCGTTCGGAACGTTCCAATTCGTAGATTTTGTACGGTCGCATTTCCGTCAAGCACACGTAGGCGATCGAGATCAATATTCAGATTGCCTGCTAATGTTCCACCCACTCCACCAAATTGAGCGAGATTCACACCTGGAAGGACAAAACCATCGATCGGGAATTGTCGGATCGCAACCTGGAATATATTACCTCTGGTCTGTCCAGCTAAGGTTGCTTCGCCGCGTTGAACGAGCAGCGATCGAGGTCTAAAGCTCGGTTCTAAGTCCAATGCAATCCGATCTTGAGCACCTTGAACATTCAGGTTAAAGCCTCGCGGGAGTAGATTTAAGTTTCCGCTCAAAACAGGATCGAACGTGACCCCATTCAGGGAGAGTCCGCGAACAGTGACATTACTGACAACTCTAGGACTATCAGGCGTTCCAGTGATGCGTCCGATCAGATCGACTGCTCCAGCGAGTTGAGTCACCGGAGGACGAGGAATCGGCAGATTGTTCAGATCATATCCAGTGGCTTGAATGGCTAAATCAAGTCCCGTAATTCGGGGTGTTCCGCTTACATCCGCTAAGATTGCGCCATTCGCTCGAAATCCTTGTGCAGTAGCTTGTGGAATGTTCAAGCGCTGACCATCCCAATTGATCTGTGCAGTTAAAGGCTGATCAATCAGAGCAATTCCTTGCGACAATCTCACCTGTCCATCGGCTCGAATCGCATCCGGTCGGATTGCATTCAACGCGCCCGCCAGTCGAACATTCCCACTCAAATCACCGCGTAATTGTGGTGAGAATTGATTGAGTGCAATGCCAGCGATTTGGGTATCCGCTTGAAAACGTCCTGCGATCGCATTAAAGTTCGCATTGACAAAACTATTTCCATTTGTGAGTCTCGCTTGTCCTCGCGCCTGAACATTCTCTAGTCCTGGTGCCGTCAATGATCCTGCTACTTCTGCATTTCCATTGATCAATCCTTGAACTTGGGGCGCAAATTGACTCGCTTGCACATTAGAAGCTTGAACGGTTCCTTGCCAACGTTGCCCGATCGTTCTGCCTTGAGCCGTGAGCGTTCCCCCTGCAACTTGGAACACAGCATTTCGCAGAATCGTATTGCCGCCTGTGACAACCACTTCACCTGTACCCGGATAAGTCGCTTCTGGAGCTTGGAACTGAGCGATCGTTTGCACTTGATCTAATCGCCCAATGATCTGTCCTCGTGCATTCACGCGCCCGATTGTAACGGGTAAATTTCCAGCATTGTACAATTGTGCGATCGCATCTCCCGGAACATTCTGAGCTTGATAATTAATTGCGATCGACTGTGGCGCATTCAAATCTATGTTGCCACTTGCAACCACTGTTCCACCCGCTTGAGGAGTAGCGCGAATGTTCGAGAGGGCTAAATTTAAGGTCTCTGTATCAAAGCGAAAATCTGTACTCGCTTGAGTCAAATTAATGCGATCGACTCTAGCAGTTCTCGTGTTCCGAACTCGACCTGTGATAATTGGAGTTTCTGCTTCCCCTGTTACTCGAATGTCTGCGGTTGCTTCTCCAGTTGCATCAAACGGAAGATCAACTTGAAACGTATCAAAAAAGTCTTCAACCCGAACGGCTCTGACATTAGCGGATAGATTGTAGCCCTTCTCAGTATCAATCTTGCCATTTGCAGTCAGCGGAATCTTACCAAGCTGCGATCGCACTTTATCCAGAGTGATCACCGTATCATCAATCTGCAAGTTCCCCGATGACCTGGAGAATTCTGGCTGTAGCTGCGGAATCTGAACCGTCACATCTTTGAAATCGGCTGTTCCTTTGACCACTGGACGTTGATTCGGTCTGAGTTGAACATTCACATTGCCATTCGTTCGACCTTGCCTGAGATTGATCGGCAGCTTCACCAATCGATCGATTTCTGCGACTAAAAATTCTTTTGCTCGAATGTTCAGATTCGAGTTCAGACCGTCTTTAACAAGCGTTTCACCTTTAATGTCGATCGCGCCTTGCTTGGTCGATTCACCATCGAGATCATAAGCAATCCGTTGATTGTTATCAAAGAAATTTGCTGCTCCTGTAACTTGCCGCAATGTAATTGGAACTCTTTGCTGTCCTGGTTTTGGAAAAGCATCAAGTTCAACATTGGCATCTCTAAATCGAATGCGATCGAGTTGCGTTCTAATCAGTCCTTCTTGCTCCTGAGCTTTGATCTGCGTTTTAACCCAAACCCCATCTTTTTGCTGATCGAGATACACATCTGGCTGCAACAAAGTGATATCGAGCTTCAACGTGCGAGTGAGCAACAATTGTAACAAGTTAAAGTTCACTTCCACCCCTTCAACCGAAGCGCGATCGCGATCGTTCGGAGTTGCCGGAATCGAACTTTTACCAAACCGCAAACTCGACAGTGAGAAGCCTTCGACCTGTCCGAGATCCACGGGTCGATCGAGCAATTCACTTAAATTTTGTTCAACCAGCGGTGCGAGATCGTTCTGTACGAATCTTGACCCGTACCAGATGCCCACACCGAGTCCTAAGGCACTGAGAATTGCGATCGGCACTCCGACGCGACCCAGCAGCACAAGCCACAAACGACGACGAGCGGGAGTTTCGGGACGATTGTTCGGATCGGGGGATTGAGTCATCGGCTTGAATTTCGAGAGAAAGCCAATCTACCATTACCACACCCACGAAACTCTAGTGCAAAGAATTTGACAAAACCTATCGATAGGAATGATTTTGAACTCGATTGATCGATCGTCTTTTCGCACAATGCTCATGAATTTGCGGGTTCAGTATTAGACTCTGCTAGACTCTAATTCGTTCATCGTTCTTGCACTCCTGTCCGGATTTTGAGAGTCAAGGGAATTTTGTAAAGTTGGAAGCCAATGATTCACCTGATTCAACAACGAGCTACCCCACAGCAAATCGAAGAGATGTTGGCAGGAGCAGGGCTATACATTAAGCTGGCAGTAGACATCAAACGCGAGATTTTAGCAGGAGGCGGAATTCTTCATGCAGATTGTGAGCGAGTCTTACTAGAAAATGGCAGTGTTCAAACAAACATCTGGGGTGCAAACTGGTACGCGATCAATGCCAGCTTAGACTACGAATCATTGATTAACATTCGTCCAAAGCAGGGAAATCGCTCAATGAACATCCAAGACCCCTCGATTTGCGATCGTATTTTAGAAATCACACACCGATTGTTAGGAGAAAGCTGATGGCTGTTGTCGATTGGGAAGCACTCAGACAGCGATATCAAGAGGCAGATATTTCAACCCGATTAGGTGCACTAGCTTCTAACCTGTCGCGCATTCACTCGTTAACGCTGCGGCGAGAGCAATCTGAAGTCGTTGTTCATCTCATTCGTGAGAGTCAGTTCTTAATTGAATGGACTGCTCCTAATTTAGAGATTGAGTTTGCGGCGGAATTAGTTGAACTGCAACGGCTTTTAGGAAGTTGGTATTATCACTGGAATATGGTTTGGACAACTTCAGTTCATCGAGATCAAATCGTTGAGCAAACACAGCATTGGGCAGAGAAGGTATTAGAGCGATCGTTTATCTTGTGAATAACCGCGATCGCTCTAATACCTTCTAAATCGCACAACTCAAGTCGCCTGCTCTTTGGGTAAAGCGCAAATTCTCCCGATAGTCTACTGGACAATCAATCACGGCTGGAACATCTTGATCGAGTGCTTCTTTCAACGTTGGAATCAGTTCAGCAACCGATTGGACTCGGTAGCCCTTTAAGCCCATGCTTTCCGCAAATTTGACGAAATCAGGATTGCCAAACTTGATAAACGAAGAATGTCCAAAATGGTTCTCTTGCTTCCACTCGATCAAGCCGTAGCCACCATCATTAAAGATGATCGTCACAAAAGCAGTTCCGACTCTCAGCGCGGTTTCTAGCTCCTGACAGTTCATCATGAAGCCACCATCCCCCGTAACCGCAACAATCTTACGATCGGGATGTACCAATTTTGCTGCGATCGCACCCGGAATTGCAATCCCCATCGCTGCAAATCCGTTGGAAATGATGCAAGTATTCGGACGATGACAGTGGTAGTGTCGAGCCATCCACATCTTATGAGCACCGACATCAGAGATCACAATGTCATCGGCTCCCATCACTTGCCGTAAGTCGTAGATCAGCTTCTGAGGCTTGATCGGGAAACCTTCATCGTTCGCATATTGGGAATAGTCACTGCGAATTTCAGCCCGCAAATTGAGAACATGAGGATCAGGCTTGCCATCTCGATCGCAGCGATACAAAATCTCTTGAAGTGAGTCGGAAATTTCACCGACGACTTCTGCGATCGGCATATAGCTACTATCGACTTCAGCGGGTGTACTGCCAATGTGAATGACTGGAATTTTGCCGTCTGGATTCCATTTCTTCGGGGAGTATTCGATCAAGTCATACCCGATCGCAATCACTAAATCAGCTTGATCAAATCCACAGCTAATATAGTCTCGTTGCTGTAGTCCAACTGCCCACAGTGCTAAGGGATGCGGATAAGGAATCACCCCTTTACCCATAAACGTATTCGCAACGGGAATATTTAATCGAGTCGCGAACTTAGTTAACATCTCACTTGCATCACCACGAATTGCGCCATTTCCAACCAAGATCAAGGGATTTTCGGCATCATTGATCGCAGCGGCAGCTTTCTCGATACTGCGAAAGGAAGCAAAGGATTTTTCAATGTTGTCACAAATTAAAGGTTTACCTTCGACGGGCATAGCTGCAATGTTTTCAGGAAGATCAATATGAACGGCTCCAGGCTTTTCAGTTTGAGCAATCTTGAACGCTTTGCGAACAATCTCTGCGGTGTTACTCGGTCGCACGATCTGAGCATTCCACTTGGTCACAGGTGCGAACATCGCAACGAGATCAAGATATTGATGCGATTCGATGTGCATTCGATCGGTTCCGACTTGTCCGGTGATTGCGACTAATGGAGCACGATCGAGGTTGGCATCTGCCACTCCGGTCATCAAATTCGTTGCACCTGGACCTAATGTGGATAAACACACTCCGGCTCTTCCGGTGAGTCGTCCATAGACATCTGCCATGAATGCTGCACCTTGTTCGTGTCGAGTGGTGATGAATTGAATTGATGAACCTTGTAGAGCTTCTAAAACGTGCAGGTTTTCTTCTCCAGGTAGACCAAAAATGTATTCCACACCTTCAGCTTCCAAACATCGGACTAATAGTTCTGCGGTATTCATGCTCATCTCCTGGGATAGGGAATTGTCCGTATAGTGATAGCTCAGAATTTGCGAATTAAAAAACGTTTTTATTGATGGATTGGGACTCGATCGCTACTATTTCACCCAAATCGTTTTGACATTGACGAACTCTAGAATGCCTTCGCGTCCTAATTCTCGTCCGAAGCCCGATCGCTTAATTCCGCCAAAGGGTAATTTCACATCAGACTTCACCATGTCATTAATAAACACTGATCCAGACTCGATTTCCTGAATCAATCGATCGCGTTCGGTTTCGTCCTGTGTCCAAGCACTCGCACCCAGTCCAAACGGAGAATCATTGGCACGAGCGATCGCACTTTCTAAATCAGGCACTCGGAACACTAAAGCAACTGGACCAAAAAACTCGTCATACTCTGCCAAACAGCCTTTGGGAATCTCAGACAAAATTGTTGGTGGATAGAAATTACCGGGTCGATCGTGAATCGGTTCACCCCCGATCAGAACTTTTGCACCTTGCTGAATCGAGGTTTGAACTTGCTGATCTAAGTCTTTCAGAATTCCCGGAGTTGCAAGGGGTCCAATGTCAGTCTCCGGTAACATTGGATCGCCGATTTTCAGAGCCTTGTATTGTTCAATTAATCGATCGACAAATTGATCAGCAATTTCATCAGCAACAATAAAACGTTTTGCAGCAATACAAGACTGTCCATTGTTAATCATTCGGGCGGTGACTGCTGTTTTCACTGCCTGATCAAGATCTGCGCTCGGCATCACAATAAAAGGATCACTGCCACCGAGTTCCAGCACGACTTTCTTAATCTGCTTTCCTGCGATCGAGGCTAAACTTGCTCCAGCGGGTTCACTTCCAGTTAGAGTTGCCGCTTTTACTCGATCGTCTTCTACAATCGCTGCAACTTTGTCGGCTCCCACTAATAAAGTTTGAAATGCTCCAGTGGGAAAGCCAGCACGAGTAAAAACTTCCTCGATCGCAAGGGCGGACTGTGGCACATTTGAGGCATGTTTGAGCAAGCCAACATTACCTGCCATCAGTGCGGGAGCAGCAAACCGAAACACTTGCCAAAATGGGAAATTCCACGGCATCACAGCCAAAATTATGCCTAAGGGTTGATAGCGTACAAAGCTCGATGATGCTTCGGTTTGAATCGGCACATCTGCGAGAAATTCATCCGCTTTTTCAGCATAGAAGCGACAAACTGAAGCCGATTTTTCCACTTCCGCGATCGCAGCTTTGATCGGTTTACCCATTTCCAGCGTGATCAATGTTCCGAAGCGATCGCGCTCTTGTTCTAAAATGTTCGCGGCTGCCAAAAGCCATTCCGCACGTTGGGACATCGGAATCGATCGAGACTTCAAAAACTGCGAATGAGCAATTTCAATTCGAGTCTCGATCTCAGCATCCGACAGCGCATCAAAGGTTTTGATAGTTTCTCCGGTCACAGGGTTGATTGTTGCGATAGTCATCCCGCTACCTCTCTTAAAAAAATAAACAGCACAAAAAGAGCGATCGTTCTGGTCGCTATCACAATGGGCTGAAGTGGTAATTCTTTCACAACTAAAAACGTGCAGCTTGCAGCGTTATTCCAACTAAATGCTTCTATCTCTAATTCTGACAACGATCGCACAGAACAGTGAATAAACTATGATTAAGATTGTGAATGTAACCACTCATAGTTTGTTTAACTTGTTCATACAAATTAGAAAACAGAAATATTGCTGACGGCAAAATAGTGAAATCTTGCAGAAAGCTTAAGGTTTTTTTTGTCACTACAAATCCAAATTTGGAATCCTGTACGATAACAATCAATTAGGCATTGCGATCTGGATAAAGCATTACTTTGCTGGAT
Coding sequences within it:
- a CDS encoding putative dTDP-glucose 4,6-dehydratase (similar to AA sequence:cyanobase_aa:LBDG_57720); protein product: MCALPCSLSGTKVLVTGASGFIGHPLCQRLHQHQAQVFGVSRFPRESTGAIRWMQADVASLEEMQRIITQVKPDLLFHLAADVSASRGLEAVRSTLQGNLVSTVNLLTLMAEMGGRVVLAGSLEEPDQGEFSIASSPYAAAKWASTIYAQMFQQLYQLSIVRARLFMVYGPGQMNFKKLIPYVTLALLDGEAPQLSSGQRLIDWIYIDDVVDGLIAAAQSSEDGLFEVGSGTLTSITEVVRHLNQMINPNIQPIFGALSDRPMEQVRVANLEDSMSKLNWRPKVSLEEGLARTVEWYRHYHQATLRSCA
- a CDS encoding protein kinase (similar to AA sequence:cyanobase_aa:LBDG_49030); protein product: MAEFTADPNRILFDLQQVNEIAQGFSGCLAPEEIARSVTSGLVEKFSGAMARLWLLEPDQTVLKLVASSGLSTRIDGKFGRVPLGAYKVGKIALNRVSFLSNNLPAESWVGDRAWAIENNISGFAGYPLVANDRVLGVLVMFSCNPLEPAFLEVLQTLCTIVTISLDTAIKSQQQQSSTLQPRFSEWMLSDQLVSVLKQARFTLVGTEKPLSPSIVYGFLKVAEMLETLNCTYGKLMYGDDFVSLDAIVPMIDSLDEFKRLCDRMFPTALQIQLNPDRNVIQILLKVSIVESSVLSDREIEILRLLTQGFRDRDIADQLIISESTVKFHLNNVMSKLKARTRYQAIYSAIVQGWI
- a CDS encoding thioredoxin (similar to AA sequence:cyanobase_aa:LBDG_50400), which translates into the protein MATKQQFNSFEELISGSQTPILVDFYATWCGPCQMMSGFLDLVKDSLQDQMKIVKIDVDKYPEIASQYDISALPTLVLFKEAKPVDRIEGVLRPQQLIDRVQPFL
- a CDS encoding hypothetical protein (protein of unknown function DUF490;~similar to AA sequence:cyanobase_aa:LBDG_50390); protein product: MTQSPDPNNRPETPARRRLWLVLLGRVGVPIAILSALGLGVGIWYGSRFVQNDLAPLVEQNLSELLDRPVDLGQVEGFSLSSLRFGKSSIPATPNDRDRASVEGVEVNFNLLQLLLTRTLKLDITLLQPDVYLDQQKDGVWVKTQIKAQEQEGLIRTQLDRIRFRDANVELDAFPKPGQQRVPITLRQVTGAANFFDNNQRIAYDLDGESTKQGAIDIKGETLVKDGLNSNLNIRAKEFLVAEIDRLVKLPINLRQGRTNGNVNVQLRPNQRPVVKGTADFKDVTVQIPQLQPEFSRSSGNLQIDDTVITLDKVRSQLGKIPLTANGKIDTEKGYNLSANVRAVRVEDFFDTFQVDLPFDATGEATADIRVTGEAETPIITGRVRNTRTARVDRINLTQASTDFRFDTETLNLALSNIRATPQAGGTVVASGNIDLNAPQSIAINYQAQNVPGDAIAQLYNAGNLPVTIGRVNARGQIIGRLDQVQTIAQFQAPEATYPGTGEVVVTGGNTILRNAVFQVAGGTLTAQGRTIGQRWQGTVQASNVQASQFAPQVQGLINGNAEVAGSLTAPGLENVQARGQARLTNGNSFVNANFNAIAGRFQADTQIAGIALNQFSPQLRGDLSGNVRLAGALNAIRPDAIRADGQVRLSQGIALIDQPLTAQINWDGQRLNIPQATAQGFRANGAILADVSGTPRITGLDLAIQATGYDLNNLPIPRPPVTQLAGAVDLIGRITGTPDSPRVVSNVTVRGLSLNGVTFDPVLSGNLNLLPRGFNLNVQGAQDRIALDLEPSFRPRSLLVQRGEATLAGQTRGNIFQVAIRQFPIDGFVLPGVNLAQFGGVGGTLAGNLNIDLDRLRVLDGNATVQNLRIGTFRTDVATTAFVNRNNVFEFSDTTLTSGQSKYTLSGNVDLRAAPRFNGKITIAQGRIEDVLGGLQFFDLQDFTRGAQAPTYDRANALNPVPVGDPQASLLDQLRRFAEINTLLRLNNQAIAENRIPQTADVRGNFGGEITVSGSLSEGVQAEFDLRAQNVEYRPYQAQIRLVNGQLQPVNDRVLTAESVIALGSLNNGVVSLEPLRIQSGSSQINLTGQFGGETQFGQLTAQNLPIEQIDRFYPLPLDISGKLNSTVTISGTRTNPSVVGQVQVIDGFLDATPVETATGNFTYNNARLNFGSNIALATSPNEPVRIDGSIPYQLLPESVRPTSNEISLNLDVRNEGLSVLNVFVPQLAWRGGQGDVKLNISGTLLRPEVVGAINLNGATIEATALQAPLKNINGSIVFNRDRILVQGVQGQFDNGQVTAKGVLPILVAADADPNNPLVINLDRIRIDRRGLYQGGVSGNIAVTGTALAPEIGGQVQLANGQIQLPDTTAAGGTPTTPSTAPTAPTGIQPVVRFNNLRLVLGDRVQIVQAPLINFVAFGDLNVTGTIDAPRPEGTIRLRSGQVNLFTTQFVLERGYPQTAIFERDRGLDPVLNVRLIASVPEVTRSRIAAPGSSEFTDDSVAVANFGSLRTVRIQASVAGPASQLFQNLQLTSSPSRSRNEIVSLIGGGFVNTLGRGDSTLGIANLAGSALLTNIQGFIGNALGLSDFRLFPTLLDRGQQRGSTLGLAAEVGFDITGNLSASVLRVLTADQPTQFGIRYRFNENFLFRGSTNFSGDTQGIFEYEFRF
- a CDS encoding hypothetical protein Npun_AF174 (similar to AA sequence:cyanobase_aa:LBDG_01840) produces the protein MIHLIQQRATPQQIEEMLAGAGLYIKLAVDIKREILAGGGILHADCERVLLENGSVQTNIWGANWYAINASLDYESLINIRPKQGNRSMNIQDPSICDRILEITHRLLGES
- a CDS encoding unknown protein (similar to AA sequence:cyanobase_aa:all7355) — translated: MAVVDWEALRQRYQEADISTRLGALASNLSRIHSLTLRREQSEVVVHLIRESQFLIEWTAPNLEIEFAAELVELQRLLGSWYYHWNMVWTTSVHRDQIVEQTQHWAEKVLERSFIL